From the genome of Paraburkholderia largidicola:
CGGCGCCGGATGCTTCCGCTGCGAGGAATTCACCGCAATGGAGTTGTCATGTTTTCTCGACGTTATCTGGCGATGTGGGGTGCCATCCTGCTGCTGGCGGCCTGCGCCGCGCTCGCGGCAACCGGTCACATCGCATGGCTGTGGATCATCGTGCCCGTGCTGCTGGTCGCGCTCGGCGCCTACGATCTGACGCAGGAGCGCCACGCGATCCTGCGCAACTATCCGCTGTGGGGGCATTTCCGCTTCCTGTTCGAGTTCATCCGGCCTGAGATCCGCCAGTATTTCGTCGAAGACGACACCGAAGAAAAGCCGTTCTCGCGTGCGCAACGCAGCATCGTCTATCAGCGCGCGAAGAATGAAGTGGACAGCCGTCCTTACGGCACGGAAATCGACGTGAAGGCGACGGGCCACGAATTCATCAGCCATTCGCTCGTGCCGACCAAGCTCGACGGCCACGACTTTCGTGTCGTGGTCGGGGCGAACCGCGCGCAGCCGTATTCGATGTCGATCTTCAACATCTCCGCGATGAGCTTCGGCTCGCTGTCGGCGAACGCGATTATGGCGCTGAACCTCGGCGCGAAGAAAGGCAACTTCGCGCACGACACGGGCGAAGGCTCGATGTCGAAGTATCACCGCGAGCATGGCGGCGACATCATCTGGGAAATCGCATCGGGCTACTTCGGCTGCCGCAACGACGACGGCACGTTCAACGCCGACAAGTTCGCGAAGCAGGCCAGCGAGCCGCAAGTGAAGATGATCGAGGTAAAGCTGTCGCAAGGTGCGAAGCCGGGCCACGGTGGCGTGTTGCCCGCCGCGAAGATCACGCCCGAAATCTCCGAAACACGCGGCGTGCCGATGGGCCGCGATTGCATCTCGCCCGCCACGCACTCGGAGTTTTCGACGCCGCGCGAACTGCTCGAATTCGTCGAGCGTCTGCGCAACCTGTCGGGCGGCAAGCCAACGGGCTTCAAGCTGTGCATCGGGCATCCGTGGGAATTCTTCGGCATCGCCAAGGCAATGCTGGAAACGGGCATCCTGCCGGACTTCATCGTCGTCGACGGCGCGGAAGGCGGCACGGGCGCGGCGCCGCTCGAATTCACCGATCACATCGGCGTGCCGCTGCAGGAAGGGCTGCTGCTCGTGCACAACACGTTAGTTGGCGTCGGCTTGCGCGACAAGATTCGCATTGGCGCGAGCGGCAAGATGATTACGGCTTTCGATATCGCGAAGACGCTGGCGATCGGCGCTGACTGGGTGAATGCCGCGCGCGGGTTCATGTTCGCGGTTGGGTGTATTCAGGCGCAGACGTGTCATACGGGTCGTTGCCCGACGGGTGTTGCGACGCAGGACCCTGTGCGCCAGCGGGCGCTGATCGTTACCGACAAGTCGGACCGCGTGTTCAACTTTCATCACAACACGCTGCATGCGTTGCAGGAGATCGTTCAGGCTGCTGGCCTGCGGCATCCTGCTGATCTGCGTGCGCACCATATCGTGCGGCGGGTGTCGTCGTATGAGGTGCGGTTGATGTCGGATCTGCTGAAGTATCTCGAACCTGGCGATTTG
Proteins encoded in this window:
- a CDS encoding FMN-binding glutamate synthase family protein, with the translated sequence MFSRRYLAMWGAILLLAACAALAATGHIAWLWIIVPVLLVALGAYDLTQERHAILRNYPLWGHFRFLFEFIRPEIRQYFVEDDTEEKPFSRAQRSIVYQRAKNEVDSRPYGTEIDVKATGHEFISHSLVPTKLDGHDFRVVVGANRAQPYSMSIFNISAMSFGSLSANAIMALNLGAKKGNFAHDTGEGSMSKYHREHGGDIIWEIASGYFGCRNDDGTFNADKFAKQASEPQVKMIEVKLSQGAKPGHGGVLPAAKITPEISETRGVPMGRDCISPATHSEFSTPRELLEFVERLRNLSGGKPTGFKLCIGHPWEFFGIAKAMLETGILPDFIVVDGAEGGTGAAPLEFTDHIGVPLQEGLLLVHNTLVGVGLRDKIRIGASGKMITAFDIAKTLAIGADWVNAARGFMFAVGCIQAQTCHTGRCPTGVATQDPVRQRALIVTDKSDRVFNFHHNTLHALQEIVQAAGLRHPADLRAHHIVRRVSSYEVRLMSDLLKYLEPGDLLVGQYRYTLYEKWWPVARSDSFAPELESATA